One Aspergillus oryzae RIB40 DNA, chromosome 2 genomic window carries:
- a CDS encoding RTA1 domain-containing protein (predicted protein) has translation MSADQEFEYKKWLSTSCHPIIDGMDTAYGYQPSLAAGVVFLVLFGLSMIVHTIQFTWKRTWWCAVFSIGCLTEVLGWAGRTWSSECPYNMTAFLMQISTLIIAPTFFTAGIYVLLGRFIQILGRDSSILSPKMYLWIFCTCDVISLVIQAIGGGIASAETNKEDGDTAPGTHIMVAGIVFQLFSITVFVACAADFVRRVLRRRLLQNMSGSITPLFAAMVFSVLCIYVRSIYRTIELSQGWSGYLITREKYFIALDGAMMVAAVGVFNIFHPGWLMPSTKAMQYDREIMSEDGYGHTTELR, from the exons ATGTCGGCCGATCAAGAGTTTGAATACAAAAAGTGGCTCTCCACGAGCTGCCATCCTATTATAGATGGCATGGATACTGCGTACGGCTATCAGCCGTCGCTGGCTGCAGgcgtcgtcttcctcgttctCTTTGGTCTCTCGATGATCGTTCACACAATCCAGTTTACCTGGAAAAGAACCTGGTGGTGTGCTGTCTTCAGTATTGGTTGTCTGA CGGAGGTCCTAGGCTGGGCCGGACGTACCTGGTCCTCAGAATGTCCCTACAACATGACAGCCTTCCTGATGCAAATCTCCACCCTAATCATTG CTCCCACATTCTTCACAGCAGGCATCTACGTCCTCCTCGGCCGtttcatccaaatcctcGGCCGCGACTCCTCCATCCTCAGTCCGAAAATGTACCTCTGGATCTTCTGCACCTGCGACGTCATCTCGCTCGTCATCCAAGCCATCGGCGGCGGCATCGCCTCCGCGGagacaaacaaggaagacgGCGACACAGCCCCCGGCACCCACATCATGGTCGCCGGTATCGTCTTCCAGCTGTTCTCAATCACCGTCTTTGTCGCCTGCGCCGCCGATTTCGTCCGCCGCGTCCTCCGCCGTCGTCTTCTGCAGAACATGAGCGGATCCATCACCCCCCTGTTCGCcgccatggtcttctccgTGCTCTGCATCTACGTCCGAAGCATCTACCGTACCATCGAGTTGTCACAGGGTTGGTCCGGATATCTGATTACCCGGGAGAAGTACTTCATTGCGCTTGATGGTGCAATGAtggtggctgctgttggCGtgttcaatatcttccatcCCGGCTGGTTGATGCCGAGTACCAAGGCTATGCAGTATGACCGGGAGATTATGTCTGAGGATGGTTATGGCCATACTACTGAGCTTCGGTGA